The genomic window CTGCCTTTTAGCCCTATTAACTGAGTCTCCTAATTAGTTTTCCTATATTAAATCTCCTTGCCTCCTTTCTTTCCACCTGAAACAAGACTTAATAAGCCCCTACTTCTTTGTTGCTTTTCTAAAAACACCTCTTTGATATTATGCCATCACTCTGGTCAAAGCCTACAAACCCTGCATAATCTACTGTAAACTGCTTTCACATTTAAGGCACACCTAACCAATTTTAAACATACACCACTAATCAGAAGTAGGAATCTTTAGCTTGAAGCTCTCAGCAGCCAGCCAATCTCTTTGTAATTCCTTCCTTCACTCTATCCCTCAACCTAAGCTTAATTATTGTCTATTCTCTTCTACTTACAATACCCTTTTTACTATCCAAATTCTTCAAATCCTAATGTCTCTCCATAAAATTTCCAGTCCACACGATGTCTTCAATTTCTAATCTATTGTATAATTATTCTGTAACTCTTCTTTGTGCCTAAATTTTGTcccttagtttatttttattttttgagacaggatcccactctgtcacccaggctggagtgcagtggctccatcagggctcaccgcagcctcaaccttccaggctcaagtgatcttcccacctcagcctcctaagtagatgggaccacaggtacacaccaccacacctggctaattttattttattttatttttgtgtggagacaaggtttccccttgttggccaggctggtcttggaatgCCTcggctcaggcgatccacctgcctcagcctcccaaggtgctgggattacaggtgggagccagtATGAGGCCCCTTAGTTTCTTgagcaaagaaacaaaatcttatGGTTCTCAAATATTTTCGTAATTCTGgtaaaatagttattatttaaCACTGGCCCCTAACAATATTTGGGAATGCTGGGAGTATCAACTCATCTGAATTAAATACttacacaataaaaattttaagatacacATACATTGAAACTACAGTATGATTCCATGGATGGATTAGAAACCGTCTTTCAGCTTTTATTCTGAAACAAGAAGAGATACTGCCTGGAAAGCACTTAGCATAGTTCTTAAATCTAAGTGggtcttttgtattttaagtcaGACTGAGATGTTTCTAGTCAATCATGTGCATACAAGTTGCAATTTTACCTGGACACGAAATGTTGGAACATGCATCCCATGTCTAGAGAAATCTTTATAGCCATAACTAGTATCCTCAAAATGACGAGATACATCTCTTGCTGGTGTAACTTCATCATCATCTGGGGAAAAAGGCCAttgaaaggtttttaaaaatgggatgcTAGTTAAAATTGACTTTACCCAAAGCAAGTAAAAATGGCATAACCTTTTCTCTGTTACTGAGTAACCAATATCAACCAAAATAGTCTTACAATTATACAAAGTAGTTTACTTGCTAGTAAATAGAATAAAGGAGATTCTCTGTTATAAAATGAAAACTCATAGTCGAATTCTCTATGCCTTTTATTGCCTCTTTCAtagaccctctctctctcctcccattcCAATTTATATGTATTAGGTTCTACTTATTCAAAGTATGAACATacttttggataatttttaagaTAACTATAAAAATCAGCTATGCTTCaaaatttagcatttatttttgttgaatattAATGACATATAATATGTAACATGATCAAAGAAAGAAATCCGATGAGTTAACATTTTTACAGTGCTGCCTGCACTGTGCCTAAGACTTTCTGAACTATCATCATGTTTAGAAGTTGATGAGATTATAGTTTCATGTAAGTGTAGCATTAGATGACAACTCTACATCTTTAGGCATGGAAACAAAAATTTTTCCTGGAAGAAAAACAAGCTAACGTCCAACCTCCATTTAAACAAATTTGATTGTTTCTTTGCTATTAAGAAGCTTGGTGCTCTTTCTCCCACTCTATTATTGTCAAAATACATCTGGAGACATTTTATAAGCTGTTTCTCCTTTAAATTACCTGGTTTATATATTATCTCCTGTAGCCTGCATATAGATAAAGGTTAAACATAGAGGATTTAGGTGGTTGTTggttatttaataaatatctccTTTTCACAAAtgatactttttgttgttgttgtttgtttttttagagacgagagtcttgctaggttgcccaaaCTAGTCTGGAATGACTGGCTTcaaggcgatcctcccacctcagcttcttgagtggCTGGTACCACAGGTACAAACTACCATGCCCCcaaaaaatcacagaattttaaTGCTGGAAGCAGTCTTGGGACTATTTCCTCATGTTAAAGAAGAGAAGcatgggcaatatagcaagacttccatctctacaaaaaaaatttaaaaattaactaggcgtggtggcatatgtttgtagtcctagctactcaggaagctgaggcaggatgatcgcttgagcctaggagctacagtcacgccactgcactccagccgggcaacaaagcaagatgctgtttcttaaaaaaaaaaaaatgagaaaaaagacggCACTCATATGTTAAGTGACTTAGCCAAGTTCACAAAGGTTATTAGAAGTAATTTTAGTACCAGAATCCAAATTAAATGTCCTCCCTCTTAGTCTAGGCTGTTTTCACTTATGGCCTTTTCTTAGTtgcttgctttaaaaattatttgtaaataggAATATCTATGCAATAGCCTCTCTAAAAGGAAGGACATATTTAGATTGATGctttaaaagtcatttaaattcCCTAAATAAAAAGTTGAGTTTGCAATAATTATATTGACTATGTAACGGTTGTTCTTACCTGAAGAGAAGACAAAcatgctctctcttttttctatttcaaaacgTGAAGCCATCTCTTCCTGACTTGCCTCTTCTTCATCTCGACATTCCTGTAACTGCCTCATCTTTTCCATGAGGGCTTCAACCTCAAAGAAAGAATCACTCAcctgaagaaaaaatacaattaatgttACACGTGGCAGACACAGAATATATATGAATTATCTTTTAAGTCTGTCTCATAagaatttatatcttttatttctttttttgagacagagtcttgttccattgcccaggctggagtgcagtggcaagatctcggctcactgcaagctccgcctcccgggtttacgccattctcctgcctcagcctcccgagtagctgggactacaggtgcccaccgccatgcccggctaattttttgtgttttttagtagagatggggtttcaccgtgttagccaggatggtctggatctcctgaccttgtgatctgcccgcctcagcctcccgaagtgctgggactacaggtgtgagccaccatgcctggccagaatttaTGTCTTAATAGAATATAGGGAaaatattcttataattttaatgtacattaatgaataaaaaattattttggcctATTAGGAATACAGAcatgcagattttaaaatataagaaaaacatgattttaagAACACATTCTAATGCTTTTACAAGATTAGCAATAATGTCATTACTATTTATgctgttttaaaaactaaacactACTTGTCAATTTAAAACAACTGCATAAGTTAACTTCTACTTGCttaatctttaaataaataagatacacaAAGTATAAGTGACTTTGCATCAACTGTGTACACTGGGCATACATATTGTCAATGTGTCTATCATCTTTAATAATTAGCTCTATTTATACAATTTACCAATTAAACATGAAAGATGTCTTTACATGGCTAGAGTTGGCCACCTGACCTCTGCAAATGGATCTGGCAGCTGTCACTTGCTGGGATGACTAGAGCAGTGTCACACATAGAGTAATAGGTCTGACAAAGGACTGGCCAAGTTGTTTTGCACTAGTCAAACCGGTTATACTTCTATACCCTGCTGCATTCTTGCTACAAAAGCTAGATCAAATCTATACAATTTATATCTTTCttataaattaaatgaatatattaagaAGTCTAGGTTGGgctagtggctcacgcctgtaatcccagcattttgggagaccaaggcaggagaatcgcttgagcccaggaggagttcaaggctgcagtgagctgtgattgtgccactgtactccagcccggacaacagagagagactttgtctcaaaaagaaaaaaaaaaaaaaaaaaaagtcttagtcTCAAATCtcaatgtatatatacaaaattaatgtttcCCCTTTTATGAATTGATTTTGCTAGGAATGTTTTTAAGACCTCTATCTCCCATTCTTCCTGGCTTCCACCCATTGATCCTTTAGGTAGCAGCTTACATCCTTCTAAACACGATCATTTACCCCACTATCAAATTAGATTCTAACACAaccctctcctctttccttcagAGGACCAATCataatttataattgttatttgcATGATATTGATTTAATGCTGGCTCCCTTCCCAGACCAAACCTTCATAAAGGTAGGAGATCTCTTTGGTTTACTTGTGTATATCCCAAGCCTAGCAGAGTACACTTGGTACATAGTAGATATTCAAGAAATACTTGTTGGAGAATGACTGTCAGGATAATTCTACATTAAGAGACAATCTATATCACTTgtgctttacattttcttttgatcCAAACAGTTATGCTGAAATGCCCAGTATTAAGCCCTTCCTCTAAGACTTTCATGATGGGAAGTGTTTCTGCGATGGTACTGAAGATTCTTCTGGCGCATGCATGCATTTTCCCCATAATTATTCCTGACACATGGTCAGTaaccaaataaaaaatgagctgaAAAGGATTAGGTTTCATGATAGGATGACTCAAAGTTTAAAAAAGGTCTCCATCAACTCACATTATCTCtcactaatttattttgtttacccattctcCTCTTAAAGAGCCCAAATTGTAAGTATTCTTAGGAAAGATAATTCTTGATATTATATTGAAATAAGAGGGAAACGAAACAAAGTAGGTTTCTTTGTTCCTTGACTGATCTGCCAAAGTTGttaggattaaaaaaattatggcatttcattttaatattaaaatgttaaaactgtgtaagaatttttttttttccctttataaattacccagtcttgggtatgtctttattagcagcatgagaacaggaTAATACACCAATACTTAGAAGCAACCAATGTGTCCTTCAGTAGCTACTGGAATAAAGAAACGTTGGTacatccagaaaataaaaaattattcagtgCGAAAAAGAAATTAGGTATCAAGCCATGAACAGACATGGAAGAAGTTTAAATGCATAtgactaagtgaaagaagccaatctgaaaagtctacatactgtatgattccaactatataacattctggaaaaggcaaaactatggagacagtaaaaaaagGAGTAAGTAGTTGCCAGGGTTGGGAGGGATGGAaaattcttgtttgtttgttaccATTTGTATCTGAAGAGCTGAGTCAGACACTGGATATGTACCTAAAAAAcaagccatctcagctcactgtcagGTGTCATCAGTGTGGGCCATAAACCTTCTAAAAGTATCCAACTTACCTGGGAATAGGAAGCTTAtctattagagaaataaaaatcatcttcTTTCACCATTCATTCTTTTAATAGAAGGAGAACTAGAAACAATCAAGTACTTTTTTCTTTAGCCTTGTACTAAATGATTGGTAGCAAGGACAAGAATCCATCTCCTAGCATTCTAGCAAATGAATACTCTCTCTTGGATCCTCTTCTGACTGCCAAGCTTTGACAAATAATCAGTGGCTATATGCAGGCCTATAACATGAATCTAGGCAGCTCAAAGGATGGTGAAACTGATGGTCTTTGGCAGTGTCAGGACAGTGCTATGATCAACCTTGGGAAAATTATTCTTTCTTGTGCTAATTTCACCATATGTAAATGCTACCTCTTATTTAGCACCTCACAAATGCTCAGTGCTGTACTTGGCATTTTACTTCTTTACAGACGtttcatttaaacctcacaataactttgtgttttacttttatttagatATGAAATAACTGAGATTCAGTAACTTGCCCGAAGTCAAATATGTAAGTTAAAGGCAATTCAACCTGTCAAATCTATTTCAAAGGGATAATATAACTCAGAAAATGCATGCAAAGCATTCAGATGGCTGTGATACtgcttctaaaatttatttttgaagcatAAAATAaacacctgcttttttttgctaCAGCAAAAGAATGCAGGAGGGGATTCTGATTCATCATATATAGGAATTAAAATTTGCTTATAGAAAACTGAACTTGCTCTGTTTCAAAGGAGTAACAAAACTGAGAATATATAAAAGCTAGGAAGATAAGGAATAGAGGTGAAAGCATTTTAACACATTTACATTCACCTGATATCACCTTCTATATTGGTGCAAAGTTAAacatgaaaaagaattttaaagagagaaatttCTAGATCAAAGTTGATTAAATCTtctgaaagataaaaaattacGAAGCCAGACTGTTTATTTTGTGCAAAAGAGAAGAATGTGATTGGCACAAAAAATCTTCACCACTAGGCCACACTATTTTCAGCCTTCCCTCATGTCACTGTAGTAGCCAGTCAATATTATTTGGCCCTGATGGGACACATGCTGTTGGCTCCTGATCCTAAAATTATCTAAGTGTAAACTCCTAGAGGGTCTTAGAGTTTTGTACATCACTtttgtataattttgtatatCACCTAGACCAGTGATGAGCATGAGGCAGTCAATAAAACCTTACTGAATGAATCGATATAGGGGCCCAATATCACCACAGTCTTAACAGGGTGGGTTTTTCTAAGAAGCCaactaaagaaataatataacAGCAATTATTGTGATTAGTTTTATGACAATCTCATGACAAATAATACTTACAGAAACATTTTCTGCTGAGTTGACCGGCATCTCATCCACACTGTGATTGCCATTTGTAATGTCACAGATGCAGTAGTTGCTAACAGAAGGAGGTCTGAATGTGTGGCCACCATCACAATGAATTTCTGGACTGATTCCACAGCCAAATGTGAACGAGGCAAGAGAATGATAGTGTGTGAGTAAAACTACTGCATGTACCAATTCCGCAAGGGACCAGCTGTGCTCTTCAGCTTTTAAAAGTCccttaggggggaaaaaaaaatatatttttgtagtgGGGTGTGGTAAAAGTATACAGTTCATTTCAGTATTTAATTTATTGAAAACATGAGTCACCATACAAAGTCTACTATAAAATTATCATTTGAAACATGTAGAACCCAGAATTTGCTagtttttataaatatgcatTCACAAATACAACTTAACATAATCTGTTAAGACATTCactattattttgattttctgaaatattGACTTAAAATATAAGAGAATGCATTTTGCTTAAAAGTGGTCGCTGTATTTCAGATGCTGGATTATGAATGAATTACTGTGTTGTTAGTTCAAAATCTCAAAGCAAatgtaataaatttgtgtttataAGTAGAAGCTGCTGTTTGAAATGCCTGTGCTTTATTATAAGGCCTCCTCAAGGAATTTTTAAGATAGTGGCTTGAACAACTTGATTAAATACTCCTAAATCATCAAAAAGTTATACATAAATTCTATAATTCTTCTATTCAATTCTGTCACTTCTGCTTCATTATCTGTTTTGTAATCTTGTATAATTTTTCCTTACTTGACAATATATAATAGGCATTGTATTAATATATTCAAATCTTTATCTTCTTGATAATATCTTTAATTATCTAATAGTATCCATTCTATAAAATAGATAAGACCACAAGATGCATCTTTAAGAATTTATAGTGCATGGTAGACAATTTTAGAGAACATCAATCTACTTTTACTCTATTACCTCTATTAGTAAATAGAACCAGAACAAACTAGTTTAACATGACATTTAAAACATAACATAAAGATGCGtaacaatgagatgccacttcacactTATCAGAATggctgaaatccaaaacactgacaccaatgctggcaaagatgtgggcCAACAGGAATGCTGCTTCACTGGTGGTGGGAATACAAACTGataccactttggaagacagtttcaCGGTTTCTTACAAAGGTAAACGTACGCTTACCATATTACCCACAAATTGCACTCCTAGTTATTTACCCAAATGAGGTGAAAACTTTTgtcgaccaaaaaaaaaaaaaacctatacatgaatgtttatagcagctttatctGTAATTGCCCAAAACTGGcagcaaccaagatatccttcaataggtgaatggataaacaaactatggtaTAACCATACAATACAGAATTAtccagtgataaaaagaaatgaactgtcAAGTCATGAAAAAGCATGAAGAAGCCTTAAATGGATGTTACTagatgaaagaagccagtctgaaaagctACATACTTTTATATGATTCCAACTgtatggcattctggaaaaggcaaaactacatagaaacaataaaaagatgaGTGGTTGCAGGGGTttaggggaaggggaaagggatgAACAGGTGGAACCCAGGGCATTTTTAGGGTACTAACTATTCCATATGATACTGTAATGGATGCGTGACATTATCTGTTGAAATACACCATTGTATGGTGTAGAACCATACAATGCAAAGACTGAACCCTAATGTGAACTATAGAGTTACTAGTAATATATCAATTACAGCAAATGTACTACAGAAATGctataacagaagaaaatgtgCACCTGTGGGAAGAGCCTCAGGGGGTAGAAAataggaactctctgtactttctgcacaatttttctgtaatcctaaaactgctctaaaaaagtATGAAATGACTCCCAAGATAGATTACCCCACTGCTTACCTCAATATGTTCTTTGGTAATAAGCCAAGGTCTATGGGCTAACACTTTGTTAAGTTCTCCTAAATTCTGTAGTTTTTGAGGAGCATTCTCTAAACCATTGAGCCACTTGGGGTCCCCACCAACATGAAGGAAATCATTTACATGCAGGTTCACTAAGTAGGAACACTGATGTCTTGCCGCAGccttcagagaaaacaaaaagattattctaattataaatattaaaaccttgaactattttttatttacaacATGCAAAAGAGCTAATTAAGTTTATtagtatgttttcaaattttccatAAACTACAGAAATGcagtttttatataaatattttaaaaattcaaatacagtAAGAACCTTATAAATATTCCAAGAACAAAATATCTGATTAAAGTATTTGAACTTTAGACATTTTATCTATATACTTTCAGAACTTCCGATTAAGAAGAAACTTCAATTAAGGTGCCAATcataaaataatggaatattatttacaAATTGAACAGGAAGCACCACTTATGCCAATGTGAACTATTTATAATGATGAAACAACTTTTGTTCTACTTATTTAATGAAGAATGGTTCTCAGcaatgagaaaaagaacaaatataaatacttgtttctttttgttataaTTGAGAgcatacttatttaaaaataggaaaaacagagACTATGTAACAGGAATCATATTATATACATCATAATCTAAGTATTTATCCCTGTGTTTAAAGCACTAACTGTCTCTTAAAGAgattaataaaaatagcaaaaagaatTTTTCACTGAATGTTTACAAACCATTATTCCAATGTAGTGCCGATAATGTAGGGGTAACGGCCCATCCATTTGCAGTAGATAGTGTTGAGTTTTTAAGAAACTTTCTAAATATTGTGGGTGGAAAACCATCACTAATGTAATGTTATCCAAACGGCCCAAAGCAGCAAAAGAATCTGTAAATAAAGCATGCATCTGTGCGTCTTCACTCCCCACTTGGAGGATCTGTAATGAGAGAAAAACCATGGTTACTGAAATTGTAAATTGGtgttaagagaagaaaatatacatgGGCTGTACGCTAAGTATCATTTAGAAGCAGATTAAATTTGGCTTAAGAAAGAAGGGTTACAGATTTAAACTCAACTGGTTGAAAGATACAGAAGAATAAACAGTTACATATTATATAGTAGGGGATAAACAACAAAGGCTGAACATTAAAGGCCATCTAGATAGGCTGCTTGCAGAGTTGGCCAGAATCCAGATAAAGAAGCAGATTTAGATTATCAAACTTGCAGAGCTTGCAAACACTAAAGCCTTTCTTTACAAAACTGCCTACTCTCGCTCAATTTAAGGAGAACTAAAATTAACTAATAGCATACAATCCTTACAAAAATAAAGCATAGATGCTTTTACACATATATAGAATTAAAGATCCAATCTAGCATTGATATCAGCCTGTGGAGATGGTCAAGACTAAGTAACTCAGGTTATAGGCACACCTAAACAACATCTAAATATAAGCAGATGGAGTATCATTGGTCAAAAACCAATCTTGGCTTTACTTGATTAAATATGGGTGTTAAAAAGACACCATGAAATACTAGAAATCAACACAAGTACAACAGCTTTTTATTCCCACACATTCACTGCCAAAGCATGATTAACTGCAACCAACTCTGACTAAAACATGTTGTTGACCAACAGTTCTTCAGATGCCAAGATGTGGGTCATGAAAGCTCTTCCTTAAAAGCATACAGTTCACTATGTACTTTCGCAAACAACATACCTCCTTTTCTGGGATGAATCTGCTTGGTCCCTGTCCTAGTGGTCGAGGAATTCTAATGCCAAGttcctagaaaagaaaattacaccaTCTCAGGCCTTTGGCAGTAAACAAAATGAACTGAGGCTAAAGGAATGGGAGGGAAAAACCACCAGTTGAACAGAGACAGGCTTGTTTTGGTGGTTTGTTTTCATGGCTGTATATACATACCAACTCTTCTGTTAGCATTGCATAGCTAACAACAGCTTATAATACAACTCtgactaaaaacaataaaacctgtTTCACTAAAACCAGAGTTTTGCATAAAGTACTTGGCAGAAAGTCTAGAACAGAAAGTTCAGCACATAGCAGCCAACCAACCCTGCGGATCATCAGTGATACAAAATAAGACCAGTGTGTTTGTACATCTAAAACTCAACCAACCCAAATATCAATCCCTGTGTGTCgtcagaaaatgaaaaagcagtaCTTCCACCTAGGTGTCTTAAACTAGAAGTGTAACTATTATTACATCTAAAACAACACCTCACAGAATGTAAATTtacgaaaaataaaaactatattcaCAAGAGACAGCATTACAGGGCATGTTTTCTCTGTAGttaaataattttagagaaaCTCATTTTGTTTGTAAGTTTGccttaagtttttttttatttataggaTGTCATCAACCTTGCCCATATTATATTTTAGAGAAGCTCAAATAATTGAGAAATAGTTTTCTGACATTTGACACAGTGACTCTAGAATCCTGTACCTTATGTGACAGTATAGTATGGTTAACAAGAACTGAAAATCTGTTAGggtttcctttccctccctcaccctccccatATAGTGTGCttacagaaacaaaaccaaaataatatatttcaactttctgttgttgttttgaggtaTGTCCTATCtagtgtcatttaaaaaattttttagaatttaTACAATTAAAGATTAACCCCTTCactcatatatattatatatatataattaaatactcATATAATTCTACTCTCTCCTTACTGCTTTTAAAAGTTCTTCATGATATAAACCAGGTATctgccttttaaagaaaaaagtggggATGGGTGGATTCACAGAGAGAAGGACATGTGGCAGCAATCCAAGAAATCTAGTCCCAGCAAATGAAAATCTTTAAAGCagaatagacttttaaaaagtaagcagGAAGGACAAAAGTGAAGATAATCTTTATTAGGAGAAATCAAGATTCAAAGTAGTCTATATTTGCCAACAgaattcataaaataatatttaaataaaataatcttatgCTGGAGGTTGGTGATTTCTCCTTGGTTATTCCATCCTTACACTGAAGATAGTAATGCTTTAACATTATACCCTTCATTAGAGGAGGCACTTAATTCACTGGTCTGGCCACgtatttgtttcaattttaatATTCTGTAATAAATGCCAGAGGACATCCCTGTTATTCAATATATAATTTTGGTACCAATAGCAGCCATTTATATACAATGATGACTCTTAGCTTTTCTAACTGCTGAATTTCTGATCCAATTACATACATTTGAAACAACAACTGTTGGATAAAACTAAGGCTAAAATTAACGTTTATCCCCTCTAATTTCTTTAATCTTGAAAAGTGtctttaataaacaaaatgtattttaggaAAATGCCTGTTTCAAGGGTTTATTACTGTTTTATAACTAAGAGACTTGGGACTTTAGTATACGAAAAGGTGTCATTTCAAATGGGGAAAAATgaattattcaacaaatgatcttgggacaactggatagccattcagaaaaaaagtgaagCTGGAACACTAGAACATGCTTTACCCCACAATAAATCAGagttaaatataagaaaaaaatgaaagaaagcaaaaaaaattatgtactagaagaaaacactcaTGGAGTGCAGCAGGCCTAAGAATGCCACAAAAGCCAAAAGTCATAAAATATAAGATTGATAAatttaatgacataaaaataaagactttcacatgggaaaaataaatatatacaatgtcaAAAGTAAACAGAAAGCTAGGAATTATATTTGCCACTCAAATAACAAAGGgctaaattttaaagaaagactactataaatcaataagaaaatccccaacatctttttttttttttttttttttgagacggagtctcgctctgtcgcccaggatggagtgcagtggcgtgatctcggctcactgcagcctccacctcctgggttcaagcgattctcccatctccccagtagctaggaccacaggcatgtgccaccacacacagctaattttttgtgtttttagtagagatgaagtttcaccatgttagccaggatggtcttgatctcctgacctcgtgatctgcccgcctcgacctcccaaagtgctgggattacaggtgtgagccaccacgcccgaccaacaatcttattttaaaaatgagcaaacaaCATGGACagttcaaggaaaagaaaataaaatgcttgaCACTCAAAGATAAAACAACTGCAAGTTAACTATGCTGAGATACC from Macaca fascicularis isolate 582-1 chromosome 4, T2T-MFA8v1.1 includes these protein-coding regions:
- the SESN1 gene encoding sestrin-1 isoform X1 — encoded protein: MAEGENEVRWDGLCSRDSTARETALENIRQTILRKSECLRSVKETPHRPSDGLSNTESSDGLNKLLAHLLMLSKRCPFKDVREKSEFILKSIQELGIRIPRPLGQGPSRFIPEKEILQVGSEDAQMHALFTDSFAALGRLDNITLVMVFHPQYLESFLKTQHYLLQMDGPLPLHYRHYIGIMAAARHQCSYLVNLHVNDFLHVGGDPKWLNGLENAPQKLQNLGELNKVLAHRPWLITKEHIEGLLKAEEHSWSLAELVHAVVLLTHYHSLASFTFGCGISPEIHCDGGHTFRPPSVSNYCICDITNGNHSVDEMPVNSAENVSVSDSFFEVEALMEKMRQLQECRDEEEASQEEMASRFEIEKRESMFVFSSDDDEVTPARDVSRHFEDTSYGYKDFSRHGMHVPTFRVQDYCWEDHGYSLVNRLYPDVGQLIDEKFHIAYNLTYNTMAMHKDVDTSMLRRAIWNYIHCMFGIRYDDYDYGEINQLLDRSFKVYIKTVVCTPEKVTKRMYESFWRQFKHSEKVHVNLLLIEARMQAELLYALRAITRYMT
- the SESN1 gene encoding sestrin-1 isoform X2, yielding MRLATAANEAYTAPLAVSELLGCKQCGGGRDHDEELGIRIPRPLGQGPSRFIPEKEILQVGSEDAQMHALFTDSFAALGRLDNITLVMVFHPQYLESFLKTQHYLLQMDGPLPLHYRHYIGIMAAARHQCSYLVNLHVNDFLHVGGDPKWLNGLENAPQKLQNLGELNKVLAHRPWLITKEHIEGLLKAEEHSWSLAELVHAVVLLTHYHSLASFTFGCGISPEIHCDGGHTFRPPSVSNYCICDITNGNHSVDEMPVNSAENVSVSDSFFEVEALMEKMRQLQECRDEEEASQEEMASRFEIEKRESMFVFSSDDDEVTPARDVSRHFEDTSYGYKDFSRHGMHVPTFRVQDYCWEDHGYSLVNRLYPDVGQLIDEKFHIAYNLTYNTMAMHKDVDTSMLRRAIWNYIHCMFGIRYDDYDYGEINQLLDRSFKVYIKTVVCTPEKVTKRMYESFWRQFKHSEKVHVNLLLIEARMQAELLYALRAITRYMT
- the SESN1 gene encoding sestrin-1 isoform X3 produces the protein MHALFTDSFAALGRLDNITLVMVFHPQYLESFLKTQHYLLQMDGPLPLHYRHYIGIMAAARHQCSYLVNLHVNDFLHVGGDPKWLNGLENAPQKLQNLGELNKVLAHRPWLITKEHIEGLLKAEEHSWSLAELVHAVVLLTHYHSLASFTFGCGISPEIHCDGGHTFRPPSVSNYCICDITNGNHSVDEMPVNSAENVSVSDSFFEVEALMEKMRQLQECRDEEEASQEEMASRFEIEKRESMFVFSSDDDEVTPARDVSRHFEDTSYGYKDFSRHGMHVPTFRVQDYCWEDHGYSLVNRLYPDVGQLIDEKFHIAYNLTYNTMAMHKDVDTSMLRRAIWNYIHCMFGIRYDDYDYGEINQLLDRSFKVYIKTVVCTPEKVTKRMYESFWRQFKHSEKVHVNLLLIEARMQAELLYALRAITRYMT